The genomic region tttaatgcatttcaatgtaaaataattccGCATGCAAGtgttggacggagaaaataccgcagcatgcggtccaaaaaccgtacagtgactgaactgtaTAATGAACGgatttgctctccattcagaatgcattagaataaaactgatcagtttttttccgtttttgggccccgaggacggaactcaataccggaaaagtttaaagcaagtgtgaaagcgCCCTTATTTTTCTACagatttttatcttttatttatttaaagggtttctgtcactagaattttcGGTATTAAACTGTCTGATTATCCGCGCCCCCGTTACTGTAGAATTCttccttttataatatgtaaatgagcctctaggaggagggggggggggcgttgctcctgcaCCTAAAAGCTCCCACCTCAAGTCCTCCTCCcaagtgttgattgacagggccgggcaTCGTTCTGCCTGCCCTGTGGAAATCTCGCACCGTTCAGCAttctgcgcaggcgcggtgagtaggctgccggaatccagcaacgcaagcgTGAAAAGAAAACACATCTACGGTATAGACACTGAATCAATACACTAATATCTCAAGAAATcggtaataaaaaaaagaaaaagacaacACACGTGCTGTGAATATTTTATTGTCACACAAGGCTTTTTGAAACACAAACATAAATTTCCTTCATTTTGtcttttaatgtaaaaaaaaataagtaacttTTTAGATAACAGGCCACAAACAGAATCAATATTGCCTGAGGCTATGGAAATGAGTTCTGCTAAACATAGAACATGTACTTTATTGGTCCACAAGGGGCTCCACACCAGAATGTGGCGTGCCTGTGGACCGCGTCCATATTTTGCGGACGCCGTGCCTGAGGCCTTAGTGTGACGTTCTTGTCATTGTCTAGGAGTTAAAGTTGGTTTTTCCCAACGCCCAGCGCATGAACAGAGGAAAACATGAGATGGGATCGCTGGTCCAGGCTTGCAGAGCCAACGACGTCACCGACTTCGTCATCGTCCATGAGCACAGAGGCATGCCAGGTTGGTGGAGCCTTCCTTCCGTCTGCCATAGGTTATAACAGTCACATATATGGAGGATCTCAGCATGTGTCATGTAGTAGGGATGATGGGGGTCATCGGGATCTGTCCAGCATCCCACTGAAATATGAATACTTAGAAACTGGGGTGGTGGTTGGTgatgggcgcatgcgcagtacagcATCTGGTTCAAGAGAACTGTAcggccacaggataggggataagtattagatcagtgggggtcctaccactgggacgcccactgatcacgagaacggaGTGGCTGGTCACACACGTGCGTGGCTgctccatttctatgggagttccggaggcGATCAGAGCGCTCGCCTATCTCCAGAACTCCGTAGCATTTTCTGACctcataacatttttatatttcggCCTACAGAGCTgcacgagggcttgttttttgcagaatgaactagtttttattggtaccatttttgtggtctgtacacctttttgatcactattattccgttttttggggggtaaaaggtgagaaaaaaaatgactaattgtgttttaatttttttttccattacagcgttcactgtgcagaatttatttatttatctttttggattttgatagttcagacattttttgacACGCCGATACCtaatcagttttttattattgcttatatatttttatatgtaaaattgagaaagaGGGGTGACTTAAActtaatatattattatatattttttaaactgatCCCTTGTCCcactcaccctaatagagatcacACAGTAGGGATTACACTGTGCCTGCCGAGTTGTATCTCGTGCACCGAAGGCTTCAgaagcgtccaggctgccatggtaaccgattggagctcCACAATTTCACTGATgtgggggctccgatcggaggacagagggagccgcatccctctgccttacctcacgGGCGCTGCTGCGAACGCatttgtttaaagggagtctttcacctaatctgagcgttttagaccgctccgatccggttatagactctttaaccctcattacgatcatacctttctcttatgtgtccctcgcccagataatgaaaataacactttttaaacttatgcaaattaccttctgaaggtgcccaggggcggcgttaccgggcgatgtgcccagaaaaacacacctccagccggcggacgtcacgagcggcaccagaggacggcgggctgggaactggcccgcacctgcgcactgctctgcccattatgggcaaaggaacatcctttcatattgtgcatgcgccggccggctgtctttagttggccggcgcatgcgcaatatgaaaagctgttcatctgcccataatgggcagagcagtgcgcaggtgcgggccagttcccagcccgccgtcctctggtgccgctcgtgacgtccgccggctggaggtgtgtttttctgggcacatcgcccagtaacgccgcccctgggcaccttcagaaggtaatttgcataagtttaaaaagtgttattttcattatctgggcgagggacacataagagaaaggtatgatcgtaatgagggttaaagagtctataaccggatcggagcggtctaaaacgctcagattaggtgaaagactccctttaaacgcgGTGCGATGCCGCAGGATCAGTGTAGCAGCCCACTCCATACTATTCCAGGCACTTAATGCTGTGCATGTACGGCATTATGCGATAAGGGGTTAAGCTATTGATAGTCGTGAGAGCCTGGTCACTGAGCAGAATGCAGCATAGTATGAACTGGTGTTTATTCTCTTTTGGAAATGtatagatgcagcagagctgtttgTCATCTCATTACATAAACCAGTTATCAGATTCCACACTGAGCTCTATAacatcttcagctctgctatatctgtatgtATTAGGCTCAGTGTTGGATCAGATTTAGGATGTTGCCGTTTCCATCTTTCAGATGGGCTGATCGTGAGCCATCTTCCTTTTGGGCCCACTGCATATTTCACCCTTTGTAACGTGGTTATGAGACACGATATTCCAGACCTGGGCACCATGTCCGAGGCTTACCCACACCTCGTCTTCCACAACTTCACCTCCAGGCTCGGACGGCGGGTAAGGCCAGCTCTGtaggcagatatatatatatatatatatatatgtcatgccTTTTTATATACACTTGTTTTACTGCCCCCAGGTGTCCGATATCCTGAAGTATTTGTTCCCTGTGCCCAAGGACGAGAGCAAGCGAGTGATGAGTTTTGCAAATCAGGATGACTACATCTCCTTTAGGTAGGTCCTGTGTTCTGGGCTGCGCCCGTGCCGACACCCTTCTGTCCCAGTGCTATAACTCAGCTGTGTTACTGCAGGCACCACGTCTACAGGAAGACTGACCACCGCAATATCGAGTTGTCTGAAATTGGGCCCCGGTTTGAGATGAA from Bufo gargarizans isolate SCDJY-AF-19 chromosome 9, ASM1485885v1, whole genome shotgun sequence harbors:
- the IMP4 gene encoding U3 small nucleolar ribonucleoprotein protein IMP4 isoform X1, producing the protein MLRREARLRREYLYKKAQEAKQHSIEDKKQRLKRALEENRLIPTEIRRDALSLQKQLEFDDEGGEGVSSHVDDEYRWAGVEDPKVMITTSRDPSSRLKMFAKELKLVFPNAQRMNRGKHEMGSLVQACRANDVTDFVIVHEHRGMPDGLIVSHLPFGPTAYFTLCNVVMRHDIPDLGTMSEAYPHLVFHNFTSRLGRRVSDILKYLFPVPKDESKRVMSFANQDDYISFRHHVYRKTDHRNIELSEIGPRFEMKLYMIKLGTLENENTAEVEWRWHPYTNTAKKRAAKQTCM
- the IMP4 gene encoding U3 small nucleolar ribonucleoprotein protein IMP4 isoform X3, with the protein product MLRREARLRREYLYKKAQEAKQHSIEDKKQRLKRALEENRLIPTEIRRDALSLQKQLEFDDEGGEGVSSHVDDEYRWAGVEDPKVMITTSRDPSSRLKMFAKELKLVFPNAQRMNRGKHEMGSLVQACRANDVTDFVIVHEHRGMPDGLIVSHLPFGPTAYFTLCNVVMRHDIPDLGTMSEAYPHLVFHNFTSRLGRRVSDILKYLFPVPKDESKRVMSFANQDDYISFRHHVYRKTDHRNIELSEIGPRFEMKWAAKQTCM
- the IMP4 gene encoding U3 small nucleolar ribonucleoprotein protein IMP4 isoform X2; the encoded protein is MLRREARLRREYLYKKAQEAKQHSIEDKKQRLKRALEENRLIPTEIRRDALSLQKQLEFDDEGGEGVSSHVDDEYRWAGVEDPKVMITTSRDPSSRLKMFAKELKLVFPNAQRMNRGKHEMGSLVQACRANDVTDFVIVHEHRGMPDGLIVSHLPFGPTAYFTLCNVVMRHDIPDLGTMSEAYPHLVFHNFTSRLGRRVSDILKYLFPVPKDESKRVMSFANQDDYISFRHHVYRKTDHRNIELSEIGPRFEMKLYMIKLGTLENENTAEVEWRWHPYTNTAKKRKYLSDE